The following DNA comes from Sphingopyxis sp. BSN-002.
ACGAGGCCTCCCTCCTTCGGATGCTCGGGGGTTGCGAAAAGCGTGAGCTGGCTGTCGGCAAAGCCCGCCGCCTTCATGCGGGCGGCCATGCGCTCGGCGGCGAGGGTGCAACTGCCCGACGAGAGCGTCGTGTTGGTTTCGACGAGTTCCTTGTAGAGATCGCGGAAGGCGAGCTGGTCTGCACGCGGGGCATCCTGTGCCACCGCGGGTGTCGCCACGAGCAGCGCCGAAGTCAGCAGCGCGGTCCAGTTCTTCATTCAAGCCTCCCCTGTCGATCGGGCAAAGGGAGCAGAAAGCGTGTCCGGCCGCAAGCGGCTTGCCTGCCACGACGCTTTCGCGCAAGTGCTGGAGCAGGGGAGAGCGAATGACATCTATCGAGGATCACCCGCCGGGACCGGTTGCGCGCGCGGTGAAATGGCTGCTGCTGCTGATGTACCGCGCGCGCGGCTGGAAAGCTGTCGGCGAAGTGCCCGAGCCGAGGCGCTTCATCATCATTGCCGCACCGCACACGAGCAACTGGGACTTTGTAAACTTCCTCGGCCTTACCGCCGATCTGAAGGTGCGCGCGCATTTCATGGGCAAGCTGTCGCTGTTCAAATGGCCGATCGGCGGCTTCATGAAACAGATGGGCGGCATCCCCGTTGATCGCCGCAACGCCAGCAATGTGGTGCAGCAGATGGTCGACGAATTCGCGCGCCGTGCGGAATTCATGCTGACCGTCGCGCCCGAGGGGACGCGCGGCAAGGCAAAGAAGTGGCGCACCGGCTTCTACCAGATCGCGCTTGCGGCAAAGGTGCCGCTGGTCGTCGGTTTCATGGACTATGGCCGCAAAACGGGCGGGCTTGGTCCGCTGATCTGGCCCACCGGCGATTTTCGCGCCGATATGATGAAGGTGCTGGAGACCTATAAAAGCTGCATTCCCAAATTCCCCGAGCGTGCGGTAAGCTCGATCGACGATATCGTCGGCACGGAGGATGAAGGAGCGCGCGGATGAGCGAAGCGCTGACGCTGCTGGGCATCAATTTCGCCGGATTGATCGCGGTGATCCTGATCCTGTGGTGGATCGCCGTCGCGATCCGCGACGTATCGTTCATCGACGCCTTCTGGGCCTTCGGCATGGTGTTGCTGGCATGGGGCAGCGCGTGGCAGGCGG
Coding sequences within:
- a CDS encoding lysophospholipid acyltransferase family protein, whose amino-acid sequence is MTSIEDHPPGPVARAVKWLLLLMYRARGWKAVGEVPEPRRFIIIAAPHTSNWDFVNFLGLTADLKVRAHFMGKLSLFKWPIGGFMKQMGGIPVDRRNASNVVQQMVDEFARRAEFMLTVAPEGTRGKAKKWRTGFYQIALAAKVPLVVGFMDYGRKTGGLGPLIWPTGDFRADMMKVLETYKSCIPKFPERAVSSIDDIVGTEDEGARG